In the genome of Meles meles chromosome 2, mMelMel3.1 paternal haplotype, whole genome shotgun sequence, one region contains:
- the TIFA gene encoding TRAF-interacting protein with FHA domain-containing protein A yields MSSFEDADTEETVTCLQITVYHPGQQQSGVFQSIRFYNREKLPSSEVVKFGRNSNICHYTFQDKQVSRVQFSLQLFKKFDSSVLSFEIKNMSKKTSLLVDNKELCYLNKIDLPYKCMVRFGDYQFLIEKEDGESLEFFETQFILSPRSLLQENNWLLKKPIPEHGCYSFCSTQNTSPTEMDENEF; encoded by the coding sequence ATGTCCAGTTTCGAAGATGCTGATACGGAAGAGACAGTGACTTGTCTCCAGATAACTGTTTACCATCCTGGCCAGCAGCAAAGTGGAGTATTCCAATCAATAAGGTTTTATAACCGAGAAAAACTTCCTTCCAGTGAAGTGGTGAAATTTGGCCGAaattccaacatctgtcattATACCTTTCAGGACAAACAGGTTTCCCGAGTTCAGTTTTCTCTGCAGCTATTTAAAAAGTTTGATAGTTCTGTTCtctcttttgaaattaaaaatatgagtaAGAAGACCAGTCTGCTTGTGGACAACAAGGAGCTGTGCTACCTAAATAAAATAGACCTGCCTTACAAGTGCATGGTCAGATTTGGTGACTATCAGTTCCTGATAGAGAAGGAAGATGGAGAGTCATTAGAGTTTTTTGAGACTCAATTTATTTTATCTCCAAGATCACTCTTGCAAGAAAACAACTGGCTGCTCAAGAAGCCCATACCTGAGCATGGTTGTTACTCATTCTGTTCCACCCAAAACACTTCTCCTACAGAAATggatgaaaatgaattttga